In the Archocentrus centrarchus isolate MPI-CPG fArcCen1 chromosome 11, fArcCen1, whole genome shotgun sequence genome, AAACTGTGTGTAAGTACAGAATTATGCTGCTGGGctcttttccattttcattcCCAAAAGGATAGCAAGCCCCACAATGTGCTGTATTAACAGAATTATGGTCTCCCAACAGGTGAAATAtgagaaacacatgaaaaagcTCCAGTTGGCACATCCAGTGTGTCTAATGAGGTGCAGTACAGTCAGCAGGCCTAATAGAGCAGTCACAGAGTGTTATTCCTCCAGTGTCTGATGTCTGTCTGAGCGTCCTCACTCACTGAACActgctttcagctgcagggTGTCAAAACACCCAGCAGACAATGCAGACGTGCTGATGCattttcactgcagctgcacacGCTCCACTGAATTCAAAACAAAGTCATTTCCAGCTGTTACTGAATAATTGTTATACTTACCCAGCTTTCTGAATTCAGCAGAGACGCATGGATGTAAGACTTCAGACTCTCTGCACCATCTCTGCACCACAGGAgcactaaccctaaccctgcagCCACACTGCACAATCCttacacacatttatactcTAAGCATGCTCACGCCACCTTCTTTTGGAGGGGTTTAGTAATGCAACATGTTTTCTTAAAGTTCCTTATGACTGCTGCcatgatgactctgcaatatGCTCTACGTTTCCACTCCTACCATCAGTGTCATTACAATAAGGTCAGATGAGGATCATGGTCCCCATTAAAGAAAATGATCTTCATTGTTGAGATTGTTGGTGAGAGTCTCCATGTTGAGCTTTTCTCTAGGAGGTTTACACAACAGAAAATGATgtctgactgctgctgctgagagcgGAGAGGACCCATAACACTTGAAATGATCAAAGACAATCGGTCACTTGAAGAAAAGGTATGAGTGCTCTGATATGAATAAATACTCATCTTCTAGGATGTTTCTAAGCAAAGggtctgttgttgttttaatggGCTTAccagaagaaactgaaaggaCGAATATAATTTAATATCAATCTTTAAAAAACACCTTTAAATGAAGTCGGCTCCGTTTCCTGCCGGCTGTTGTTCAGCTTCTTtgaacataaaactgaaaatgacatcaaaaacctgaaaataaaatctgcaggacCAGCTGATGAACTTATGAACTCCCTGAGGTTAATAACATCTATGCAGCTAACTCTGCCACTTTAGGCTACATAAatatttcctttcttccttccttttttcagttttcaaaaatTCATGTATGTTCCACACCGTTACGTCCAAAGACATAACGGTGAAAGACACACCCCTAAAAGTGATACTATTATTAAAAACGGTAGAGCAGATGCTCCAGGAGGAGGAAACCATTCACCAATCCCACTGAGACGGGAGCTGGGCGAGCACCTCATCAGGCTCCAAAGTATGAGCATCATGTCACCGACCACCATGCTGGATCCTCACTTCAAACAAACTGACTTCTTTAGTCCAACAAAGGCCAGTGAGGCTACCAAACAGCTAACATATGAATGCACCACTGATATCAGGTCCCATCATCTCCAGctgcagcatcatcatcatcacaggaTGCTGTGACAGACCTggtaattattttgttttaagctCAGTCTGGATTAATTATGACTGTCACATGATCTGTGTATGCTTCTCCACAAACAAAAGTGGGGCGTCATTCCCATGACTGCACTGTTACAGGGGGGTCCTGAGAGTATTACAGAGTCATAAAATTAGATAtatgtatacttgtatattgtcttatagtttttatacttatttgtttttttctgtaagcacgaagtaccgcagcaatttcctaatgctgtgaacctgttcacccatatggcaataaaaaccttctgattctgattctgattctgattctgatataaTCTTTCTGACTGTTTAACAGTCTGTGACCAGCagggggggtgtgtgtgcacatgaagCCTCAGGAAGAAGCTTCAGCTCACCATCAGTAAttaaccctgtgtgtgtgtgtgtgtgtgtgtgtgtgtgtgtgtgtgtgtgtgtgtgtgtgtgtgtgtgtgtgtttaggtaaGTGAGATGTTTTTGTCTGATACACAAACAGTGTTTCCTGTTGGTTTTGTCAGTGTGAGAAAGTTTGTGTAACCTTATCAGTGTGAACATGTTTCACACACTGTGGGATGTGTGACTACAGTAGGTGTGAGATTGGCTGTGGCACACTTGGCAGCCATTTGAAAAAGTTCTTTATAAAGGATATAAAATGTGCATTAGTTATTTATATGTTCTTATACTAGTTCTGAAATTAAGAtcaattataaaaatatattaatgatGACAAATACATTGTTGTCAGCAACAGCTACAGATCTGCTAACATGAATACATGATTCACACATACAGACTAAAAAATACAAGTATTATTAATTATTGATTATATAAACCAACTAATTTCAGTGGACCCTTAAAATTACCAGTAAAGCCTTTTTTAAAACTTATCATTCACTGTTATTAAAgcctctgattgattttccctGCTGAGTCAGGAGCTTCACCAACATTCAGAGGAGACACAAAAGTGAACAGAGTGGatacaataatacaaacagCACAATAATACAAACAGCACAATAATATAAACAACTGGAAATTttctctgaatgaaatttaaagatttagttttttttattataatgttTAAGTTCTTAAAATCTTGTTTCTCTGTTAAGAACAGAAACAGTGCAGTCAGCCATCATGTGTGCATCAACATGGAGATATCCTGTCACTCCTCATTTCACCTCAAAATGACTTCATACAGTTCTTCATGTTTACTTGTTGTTAATTATTGTGTCACATGAAGAAACAGTTACATTGTTAACACTTTAAATGATCTTTATCTCTGACACACAGGAGGCTGTACAACCTGAACAGGTATACCACAGAGAGAAAGGCGACCACATCACACTTAAGGTCATTTAGAATTACCAGTTAACccatgcatgtgtttgtatgGTGGGAGAGAAACCACACAAGTGAGGCgagaactccacacagaaaggctttgAGCGCCCTCAGACAAGAGCTTTTACTTTCATTAAAATCAAGAGAAGGCAGAAACACGGTGTAGATGGATCAATAACACTACAGGCAAATATATTCATTTGATTTCTAcctgaactgtccctttaagttCTCCTGTTTAGGCTTGACTGTACATCAGTGTGCAGTACATGCTTAAATATTTGGGGACAACTGTAAGAACATattgaagatgaaaaaaaaaaatccaagtctAATGtatcatgtttcctgttttaattaaaatgttggttaaatcattattttcaactaaaaaactaaaaaggGTTTTTAATTTGTTCCAAACACTGAGGTCAAAGGTTGGTTTTGCACTTTTAAAGTACTGATCATAAAGTACTGATCATAAAGTACTGCTCCTGAATTAATTAGAGAAAGCTAAATGGTATCATAGTTTGATATGATACAACACTGacctcatatttttattcatatgcagatgatgttgttttatttcagtatgAACATTTAAAGTTGAATGAATATCTAATCATGAATATGTTTGTTCAGACTGATGGCTGTACATTTGATAATTACTCTGATCTGACTTCTTATTGATTTTTACCACATTAATGTTCAGAAACAACAAActgctgttacacacacacacacacacacacacacacatacacacacacacacacacatacacacacacacacacacacacacacacacacacacacacacacacacacacacacacacacacacacagcacagctcagagAGGCAGATGATTTGAATAATTAACAATAATGAAAATACATCTTTATTTACTGACAATGGCAGCAATGATCTCATAGCAAGGATACAACAATCACATCAATAAGGGATAATCAATACAAAACATCCACATTTATTTATGCTGATGGTTTTTGCTCTCTGTGACGTTACTTTCAGTCCACTGTGTTCTTTAACACTGAACTGAATCTCAGGTACATACATATTTAATCTGTTCTGTTACTTCTGCTTTCTCACAAATACTTCTGTGAGGATCTGAGCAGGATGCATCATTCCAGCTCTTCAGGTCAGGATTGCTAGTTTTTTCCGTCATCCTCACACAGTtctctccttcaggatttttccCTCTCCAATTATCCGGCTCCCCACTGAgccaaaaactaaaaatgaagAACAGAAAGAACTGGTTCAGTAAAAACTGGAAACTTTGATTCTGGAAATGaataaagatattttacaacaaTCAAACCTTTCATTCAGTGGTGTGTTGTCCACCCACATCCATCTGCCCTCTGCTGCTGAGTCTGTCAGTCCGATCCAGAACTTGTCCTCAGCTTCATTCATTAAGTTTCTCACTCTTCCATCCAGGAACCTctgaacagaaacagatgaTGAAAATGACCTTGTTAGACTTTTCTGTGCTGACATGATGAAACATAAAGATGTGATCAAACATGTGAGAacatgaagctgcagcagtgtttcatACCTGCTCCTCCCTGCTGTCTATCTTAACCAggtctcctccttcagctctaCATTCAGCTCTGCTCTGGTTCCAGGAGGATTTACTGATGGAGAAATGATAGCACTTTCCTCCATGATGCTCCCAGCCTGCTTCACATCTATCACAGGGTTCATCTTTGAAGAGATTACAGCAAAGACTTCAGTCAGATGGAAGAAATCACtcttcatgtttgtgtgatCTGCAGGCAGCAAGAGGCTAACTTATATGTTTTATTGTAGGACATGTAGGCTGCTGCATGCTTCTGTTTctgttattaaaataaagaaaatgatccATCATCACTTTGCATTTCATTAGGATTCTCACTTTTATAATCTAagcggaaaaaaatgacaaaaacctTTCATTCTTTTAAAAACTATTAATTAAAATCAGTGAACAAGGTGGGAAATTAATGTGAAGTCAAATTACAGTGTAGAGGGTCAGTGAATCAGTGAACCCAAGTTTAAGTCTGTAACATAAAGTTTGAACCTTACTTCTGAGCTCTTCTTGTTTCTTGAGCTCTTCTTTGTTCCTCAGGTTTTCAGACACTGAtcagaacacagaaacaaacaaatctcTGAGTAACATTTATGGCGTTTCACTGAAACGGGACAAAGAGTTTTTGGATTCATTCAGATTTTTATGGATTTTACAAAAGTGCTgaaaaaaggtcaaaaagtCAGTTTgagaaaaacacataaaaataattcttttacgtttttattttaataaaacatcattttgtttcctgttgacTTTTAATCAGAAAAAGCATTGCACCCACTCACCGGTAACACcaagagcagcaacagcagcagccaggaGAGCACCGAGGACCAGCAGGCCCACTCTCTCCcaggtgacctttgaccttctgcTCAGTGACTTGACTTGTTGGGACCCCTCTGAACAGTTAGCAGAGACAGGGATGTCACAGAGATGTGAAGTAAGCTCCGCTAACAACACTTAATAAATAATCATATAAATATTTTGGGGCTTCAGATGCAGATTTTTTAGATGAACTTTAAATATAGTTATATatgcttcagtttattttttataattaaatCAGTCTGAAAATCAGGCTAACATGACGCCCCTCCTTCAAATTATCTATACACTCAGTTACTTGGTACTTTAATTAAAGTAAAGCAGTACTTGACTTAATTACTCCccagaaaaagaaatgatttgttctttttttctgttgctgcatATTTACAGCATTAGGAGGAGACACTGGTCTCCTAATGTTCTCATGCTTCATGTTTGTTTAGGATGCTGTAAATATTTGTAATCACACTGATAACCCAAAGAAAGGGAGAAGAAACTCCTGACATGGTTAAAGTTGTAAAGAGACATATTTGACCCTAAACTATGATTTTATTACTCTTAGTGACCAAACATCCACCTGTCTCCTTATATGGTCTTCATCTGGAACCtgttaattacagagaaaatgactTTAACCCAAACTGTAACTGACACTGAAGGTGACCTGAAACAAAGCAAGGAGCCAAAATGTTCCTTAAATGACGACTTGAGGCAAGTCGAGCCCAATTTTTACAACCTCATACAGAAATAAGTTTTAGTCTCTGTTGCTCATTTCAGTAGAGTTTAATTTTTCTGTGAGGGCTAAGCTGCTTTTATCAGCGCTTGTTAACACCAGAGGATGCTGTTGCATCAGCAGTTTCTCTGCAAAGTCGATGTTTGGCGCTGTTTGCTTGGTAACCAGAAGTGTCATCTTCAGGAAGCTCGTTTCtgccaaagaaaaaatatttttctgaccTTTCATAAGTCAAAATTTGGGGATTTCATCTGTTTGGTTTCATCTCATGAACTCAACcttctgagaaaataacttgaaattttatcTAAAATGGAtgtcaaaataatatttatttatttcagtattggaaatgagcttccataACATCTACCTTCATATCAGAGTGGATGGACCTGCTTATCTAAGCAGCTGGTTCCACGTTAGCTGGTAACACCTCAGCCTTTAAATATGGTCAcacctgttttattgtttgtctgcctgtttaattttaagaaagaaagaaagaaagaaagaaagaaagatagaaAGATGAAGGCTGAAATGCAGAACTTGAAAACATGGAGTCTACAGACCACATGCTGACTTCATTAAATCCCAGAGTTTAGTAGTTCCCTAAACGCCTCACAGATTATTAGAAAGGCTCATAAACTTTTAGCTGAGGATTATTGAAGCTTAAACTTCCTGCCGCCCTTCCTCTTCAGCTGCATGCTCACCAAGTGTGAAGTAGATATTTTTAAGAAGTGCAAAGGAAATGACTCTGAAAAGAGTCCTGCAACAAATTTAGACCTAATGAAGAGTAAAATGTGCTCATGCATTACAGTCGCTGTAAttgctgaaatgaaaacatgaagctTTGCGcctcagaaaacaaagaaatagaGAAGGTGAGAGGTCTGCAGCGCCAACTCCCAGAGCTACAAACTGTCTTCAGCAGTGAAGCCcgtctgaagcagcagcagtgtgtaaGGAACGCTAACACGGGCGAGGAAGTGTTACTGATTTGAGAACAGCGTTAAGAGTGAAGAGAACTCCTGATGTGATGGAGAAAATCTGTCAGTgcgactctttttttttttttgaaaattaacTTATTACTTTTTTTGGTCATACAAAAAGGAATAGGAACACACAACTGAACATTTAAAGAAACCAAACAAAGCACATCTGTATAGATTATAAacctcaataaaaaaataaacggGCATAATTGACAGTTACAAAAAACCTACATATCCTGGCACGGTGAAGTTCACAAAGTTGCTAAAGGCTACAATTTCTCGCCTTTAATGTATTTCAGAAGAGAGTCCAATGTCTGATAAAACTCTGGTCCTCTATCTTCATTATACAGTCTTAATCTCTGCAATATGTTGAACATTTCTCCCGTCCACAGATCAAACGTCGGGACTGAATTCTGCTTCCACATAcgtaaaattaatttttttgctaTCACCATCCCAAAAAGAAGAGCACTTTTCTTGTACTTATTAATTAGAGAAAGAGCATTAACAGCTCCCAAAATTGCTACCAGAGGGTTTGGTAACACATTTTCCccaaaagaatcagaaaaacatTGAAATATAGATTTCCGCTATGGTTGAATGTTTTTGCAAAGCCAAAAGGAATGTGCTAGATTGCCAGTCATAGATTTACAATGGATACATAATTGCGAGACATTTGGAAAGAGTTTACGTAGCTTTTCTTGTGAAAAGTAAAGTCTGTggatcattttaaattgtatgagATTATGTCTGGCATTAACAGAATATTTATGAATATTTCTTAAACATTCTTCCCATATTCCATCATTCAATTCTATGTTAAGCTCATCTGCCCAGGACTGTTTCTGATTCTCAGTGTTATATAAAACATTGTTATGGATGATTCGATAAAATGAAAAGACTGTCctgctttgatgcacctgtagcgcctgccagagggcagcaggtcaaacaggtcaaagccagggtgtgagctgtccttgatgatgttcctggctctgctgatgcagcgggaggtgtagatgtccatcagggaggggagagggcagccaacgattctttgtgctgtcttgactaccctgaagcctgaccctgtctgcctcagtgcagctgccgtaccatactgtgatacagtacgtcagcaggctctcaatggatgagcggtagaaggtcagcagcaggtttgagtccaagttgttcttcctgaggaccctcaggaagtgaagtcgctgctgagccttcttgataacagctgtgatgttatctgaccaagagagatcagcagagatgaggacaccgagaaacctgaaggtgtggaccctctccacatgctcgccgttgatgtagaggggagctgggtctgtcctgtgtttcctgaagtcgatgatgatctctttggttttcatggtgttcagtaccaggttgttctctgaacaccaggctgtcaacttcaggacctcctctctgtaagctgcctgatctccctttgagatgagtccgaccactgtggtgtcgtcagcaaatttgaggatgaggttgttattgtgggccggactgcagtcatgggtgtagaggcagtacaggagggggctcagcacacagccctgtggggagccagtgctcagtgtgcgggtggaggagagatgggggccaagtctcacagtctggggccggttggttaagaagtccttgatccaggaacatgtgagaggggggaggcccagggtgtgcagtttggtggtgagaatgtccgggatgattgtgttgaacgctgagctgtaatccacaaagagcatgcaagcgtagctctgctgctgctccaagtggctcaacacagagtggagagctacagcgatggcgtcctctgtggatctgtttgcacgatatgcaaactgatgggtgtcgaaagtgggggcagatggtctttgatgtgctggagaaccagcctctcaaagcacttcataattaccggtgtgagggccacagggcggtaatcatttaggctggtgacagatgaccttttgggcacggggatgattgtggctgtttttaggcagggggggatgactgcttgggccaaggagaggttgaaaatcctggtgagaatcagggtgagctggtgggcacacgctctgatcaccttgccaggtactccgtctggtccggcagccttccttgggttcactgccaggagcacgcgccgtacctcatgctcctggacagtgagtggggtgcagcctggtggggggggcaggactggagcagatgggtggtcctgaggcatctcaaagcgagcaaagaaacagttaagttcctctgctagtgacacactcaggtctcctgcagtcacatcacagcctctgaagtttgtgatgttctgaatgccctgccacacctcccgtgtgttattgctggacagatgggactctattctcctcctgtagtccgttttggcttttttaattcctcttttcaggtcagctcgagcagcactgtacagagctctgtcgcctgacctgaaggcagcatcacgggttttgaggagtgaacggacctggctgttcatccagggtttctggttaggaaaaacccggatgtttttgctaacagtcacatttccgatacagaacttaatgtagtccagtaccatccctgtgaatgtttctaggtcctcgtgttcgaataagtcccagtctgtgtacgcaaagcagtcctgtaggtcggagagtgcgttttcaggccaggttgtaatggtttttacagtaggcctggctctccgtctgaggggggtgtatgctggggtgagcagcagggaaagatggtcggactggctgaggtgggggaggggtttggctctgtaagcgtgcttaatgttggagtaaacatggtcaagagtgttctcccctcttgtggaacatttgacatgttggtggaatttcaggagtacagtctttaagttggccttgttaaagtctcccgcgataataagaacaccgtcggggtggacccgctgctgttcgttaatggcgttcagcaggagagagagcgccatgctaatgttagcatcgggagctatatacacagctgtgacgatcactactgttagctctctgggtagaaaaaaaggccgacatcttacagacatgtactcgaggtctggggaacaatgtttgtctatgattgttccgttgttacaccagtcctcatgcacgtaaatacagagaccccctcccctgctcttaccggagtccttggtccgatctccgcgtagcagagtgcggcctgctagctgcacgctagcatcgggaatgtgggggtttagccaggtctcggtgataatcattacacagcagtcacgaacatagcgatttacagccagctctaactctaggttgtctgttttatttaccatggacctggcgttggagagatacaggctcggcagaggaggcctgtgtggttggcatttcagcttcagcataaagccggacctgcagccccgcttctgcttcctctccctctgccgtcggcggcgccttccagacccgataacaatccacggagcacccGGCAGTCTTGCTATtgcgtctgggatgttatgagtgtagtgaaaatcactcgatactgatatcttgtgccggtagccaatgtccacaagatcctggcgtgtgtagcagttgtttgcagagacaaatgcaccaaaactaacaaatatgaaatacaaaaagtacaaaaaagagcaccgaaaggaagagccgtgagccgctgcgtctgtgcgcgccgccatcttgaaaaaGCTGTCACTATATTGCGATTTGTGTACTTTAGTGGGGTTGTTAAACAACGCTAACAAGGAGGTATATTATAGCTCCAAATAAAGGGCACAATGACTGAATCCAACTGCTTAAAATGTGATTGGGTAATTTAGCAGGGAAGAGATTGGAAAAGATGCATGAAACGTGGCAGTGCCACCATTTTAATTGCAATAATTTTACCGAATAGAGAGATTGGGAGTGTCTTCCAATAGTGTATACTCTGTTTGAGTTGTTCAATCTTTTTATGCCAATTCAATCGGAGAAGGTCCCTGGGATCCTTTGTTACAATTATACCGAGGTAGGTGAaagattcaaatgtttttttgaagGGTGTGGAGTGAATATATGTCAAATTAATTTTCTCAGATATAGGCTTAAGTTCGCTTTTGTCCCAGTTAACAGAAAACCCAGAGAATTTACCAAATTCACTAATTAGAGACAGAAGAGGAGGTACAGAGGCTTCGGGACGAGATATGAACAAGAGTATATCATCCGCATAAAGTGAGATGTGTTGTTCTATACCAAGAATACTAATTGGGGAGATTAAATTATTTTGTCTAACGCTTGCTGCTAATGGTTTGATcacaatagaaaataaaaaaggggATAAGGGACATCCCTGACGCGTACCACGACTTATTGCAACTTGATTAGTGATAATGGAGACAGTAGGATTAGCATAGATGAGCTCAAtccactttatgaaggagggcCCAAACCCAAATTTTTCAAGTGTGAACACCCTATATGGCCACTCCACTTGATCAAATGCACGTTGCACATCCAAGGAAATTATTACTGCCTCCTCTGCATGCTTTCTATACAAAATGTGAAACAGGTGGCGCAAGTTAAAATACATGTGCCTACCAGGTATAAAACTGGTTTGATCGGGATGGATAATAGAACAAATCTGTTCCTTTAGTCTATTCACTAGAACTTTACTGAGAATC is a window encoding:
- the LOC115788604 gene encoding hepatic lectin-like; this encodes MPEAEVLYSDVKFTRGNRGVSVEAVSSSPDIIYSEVKLSKTQPATAEPPEGSQQVKSLSRRSKVTWERVGLLVLGALLAAAVAALGVTVSENLRNKEELKKQEELRNEPCDRCEAGWEHHGGKCYHFSISKSSWNQSRAECRAEGGDLVKIDSREEQRFLDGRVRNLMNEAEDKFWIGLTDSAAEGRWMWVDNTPLNESFWLSGEPDNWRGKNPEGENCVRMTEKTSNPDLKSWNDASCSDPHRSICEKAEVTEQIKYVCT